Within Rhododendron vialii isolate Sample 1 chromosome 12a, ASM3025357v1, the genomic segment ctctcctccttcacaGCTCAAACCACCAATTCCCAAACAACTCTCCGTACGTTCGGTTCCGAGTTCTCacgaaaacgaaaacaaaagcGACGAGAAAGAGTCGAGTAAACCGAAGAAGAGGCTCTCGGAGCAGTCGTCGTGGGAGGCGAAGGACTCGGAGGGAGAAGATTACCTTTACAGGCTGGGTAAGGAGGCGGACAACATGAACATCGCCGTTGGTGCTAGGGCTGGCGTCATCGATGACCTCTTCGCCGGCAATTTCCTCGGCAGAGACTGTGAGTGTTTCTTCCTTCGACTTTAATCAGTTTGGTTCCTTGGAAAATGCACCAGAAGAAGGTTGGGGAATGTTGTGAGGCGTCGGCCCAAAGATACATATTTTTGTTTGATCTTGGAGACGTCGAGCctgcttacgcgcacctcgactaatgtAGACCAGTCACACCGTTCAAAAGTTGGAGACCCACCCATTTAATGCTAGGACCAAACCCAATTGAACTGGATTCTTAAAAGTTGACAGCACCTAAGAGGTTTGGGAGCAAACTCTAAGTCCCCGGCTTTGGGCAAATtttcatatatgtatatacacactTGTGCGTACGTATGTGTGCATTTGGTATTCTCGACTGTGGTTCCGGTAACAGAGAGAACATTGGAAGAAGGCTTCATGAGTGTTGTGTGTTGATATGGTGTCCAATCACGCATGTCTTTCTGCTGGCTAGGTGCTTCTTTCGTCCTTCATTGTTCGCATGGATTGAttcgttttgtttttccatAGCTGAGAAACCCATACGTGCTGATTGAATCATTGAGCTTTAATCATATTGCATGTGATAATGCAGCGGATATTGTCTTTGATTACCGGCAGAAAGTGACCAGGTCGTTTGAGTACCTTCAAGGGGATTACTACATTGCTCCCGTTTTCATGGTAAGCTTTTTCTCAGTATTGATCGTGATTGTCTTGGctaatttcttattttattgCTATTGGGTTTACAATGTGGCATATGTGCTTCAATCTACCTTTATGAATATTTTACTGTTATGTTGTGTGATAGTATTTTGCACAACTCAATTTATTGAAAAAATTGTAAACTGTATTTCTTTCATTTGTGACTTGGATTCTAAGAAGGCTAGGGTTATCATATAGGACTATTCTCTCGCTGACAGTTGGAAATTTGAAAACATTGACACAGAAACCCTTCATGACCAGTCAGAGACTTACAAACACTTTGGTCACAAGAAGTAAATCCACTGATGAACAGATCCATATTTTAGATTCAGAAATTCTAGTAGAATACACTAATGATTCTTTATAAGAAGAAATGAGAAGCCCTAGAATATATGAATAAGGTTGTGAGCTATTATGTCAAATTACTGAAAACTTTAGAGTTGGTGCTGTCTTCCTTCCAGAATTATGAAATTATAGCTTTTGCTGTTTCTCAGTTTTGTCCAACCCCAGCCTAAAAAACGCAGCCCTTATGAGCTGAAAAAGCGTATGACCTAAAAGTGTTTTACTTACACAACCTTTTTAGAAATGTACAACGGCTTCAAATTTTGATTTCGGAATTTAGGCTAAACAACAGGGAATGATCATTTCCAAAGGGGAATGGAGTCTTGCATCACATTGGTGTCTATGATCTTGGTGCATTCTTGTTCTGCTCGTCAGTTTGTTTTCTCCACTCTTTGAATCAAGTTCATGTTGCTCGCATAACTAGGAAGACTGCATATCGATAATCAAAGAACTTTGAGAAATACCTTATTAGTATTGTCTAACTTCCTTTTGTTGAGCATATAGACTTTCGTTATTTTCCCATCTGTTAACTCATTCTTCTTCTACTTTTTACAGGATAAAGTGGGTAAGTTCAGTAATCATACAGTGGAAAGATCACACTCATGCATGTTGATGGATCAGATGATTTCATTTGGAATGACTGTGACAGAGTTGTTGCTTTGTCTGATGTGAAACTTTTATCTTAGATATCATTGGGAAAATGTCATTTTAAATTCACTTGCTATGCCTTTTCTTCTAATAGAGGGCTAGTGATGTATGCTAATGGGTATACCAAGGTGGGTTGGCTTTCTTCTGCTTCGTAGGTCCCTTTTGTATCTCCTGCTACCATGTTTCATTTGCCTCCTCTTATCACCTGAATGTGAAATAAAGATTATTAGCGAATCAAAGATAATCAAAACAGTTAGCTGCATGCTCTTCTTAATTATGGCATTCTTGTTTACAAGATCTGACTTGTGGTTGATGTTTATGGGATATGTGAGGTGCTGAATTGCTAATCTTCTCAATGTCAGAAATTGTTATTACGTTGATAACATTTTGCACATTGTTCGCTGTGACTGCAGTTTGCCACATTGTGAAGAACTACATTTCTCATCTTCTCAATACTAAAATTCCTCTGATTCTAGGTAAGTATGCATGATGGTTTTTTTGATATTTACCCCCGTGAGAGTTTGTAGTTTGTACTATAGATAAGATAGTTAACGGACACGGGCAGTAATTCTTATACACTTTCTGTACCTTTCTCTTTATGAATGTACCTTCAGCTTCTTTACTCCTTTTTTAGTTTTCTGTGGTCAGCCAGAGCTTAATTTTGCAGCCAGAGCTTAATTTTGAGACGAGCAAATTTTGGACTTATGCAGTCAAATAGTCGTATATTGATTTCCTTACTCATTCATCATTGCACTTAACATTAGAAAAAGGAATGCTTTGTGTCTGGTGATCTTATACATTCGATGACAGTATTACGTCACTATTACCAGATGAGATAAGATGTGCATTCAATCAGGTGGATATGTATGTCTTTCTACTTGAAAAGCAGGAAACCCTTCTATCATCACACTTACGAGTGTGCTTTTCTGGCATGTCTACGTGATACATATTTCAACCTACATAAGCCATTCTTGTCTCATGTTGACCTGGATAACTTGAAGGGGGTAGTCCCTGTAATATGAGATTAGTATGTGATCAAATGGTTGTATCTCGGTGGACATAATTCTTGAAATGAAAGCTATTTTGACTGGGGTACATCTGTGCAGGCATTTGGGGAGGAAAAGGACAAGGCAAATCCTTTCAAACCGAACTTATTTTCCAGGCCATGGGAGTTGAACCAGTTATTATGTCTGCTGGAGAATTGGAATCAGAAAGAGCCGGTAAGCTGGCCTCTACAAGGGACAGTGGTGGTGAAAATCAACTGATTGTtgatctttctttctttctttttgggtttcTGTGTTGGCAAATATCAATTTTAGTACTTCGATAGGCCCGAAAATCACCTATTTTCACATCTCGCATGCAATCTCCTATGTAATTTTACTTCTCCTACATTGGCCGAATGGTTTATTAGGTAATTCTGGTGCCTGTATACTACTGAAGTTACTTATGGGATACTAACCGAAAAAAAGGCAGTGATTGGGAAGACAGGAATAAGAATATAACAAGTTGTGTAACTGGTTCAAAAGTGAACATGTATGCTTCTAACTAAATTGTAATTCCCTTGCATTTTTCCTTGAACAGGAGAACCAGGAAAATTGATACGTGACCGGTACAGAACTGCTTCGCAAGTTGTTCAAAACAAAGTTAGAAGCTCTACTACTTTCAATATCGATATATGTATGTCATTGGTTGACAAATTTTATGCTGTTGTCTATTTGATTCATTGCCatatttgtcttttcttttatcTAATTTGACCTCTAAATGAATCTAAAATTTGACCTCTAAATGAATCTAactcttctttctgtttttcttgTCTCTTGGGCATACATTGAATTCAGCAGAATGGATGATTGATTAGTTAAGTTCTATGACACCACAATAGATTGTAGGATGCCAAATGACTTGGAATAATCAAGATTGTGACATGTATATGGTGTAGAGAAGAAAATCCCAACTGCCTCCTATGGTAAGTGTAATTGGGCTTAGGGGAAGCTACTTTCCCTTAAGATGTCTTTTTCCTGAAGTTGGGTTAGAGTAGATGGAGTTCTTAAGGCCCAACATATATTTGGATGTCGAGAACTGTATTTTTAGGAACATTTTCTCAATTGGCTTCAGGTACCAAGGGTTAGGTCAAACACTCCCTGCGCCGTTAATTTTCTCGTTTCAGGTTTTCTATAGAAACTGCGATGGAGAAGGAAACAATAAACGATGGACTTTTCCCACAACAGGAAAAACAAAACCTGAACTATGATGCAGAGCATGTAAACAAGAAAAGTGTGTGAAGCACAATTAGACTATGACTTGTAATGTGTCTGGTCAAATTGAGTCTCCACTCTATGTTTCTTGTAGTCATTTGCTGCCGATATGAACTTTATGTGTAGTTCATTAGGCTTTATGAGCTGGGGCAAAACAGAACTCTTATATTTGATGCTCAATGGATGTAGCGTTTTGTCATGGGTTAAGTTATGGGCTAAATTACTTCTCTGTCTTATATGTGTGGTCTATGATGGGCTAGTAAAAGTTTTATTTCTTATTCGGAGTCTTGATCCTAATTTTATCATTAGAATTAGGGGATGCCCAGGGGTCAATATCTGCATGCAATCCGTCCGTTCAACatagtaattttttagaaattgtGAGGAACTTCTGAAGCTTTATTTCATGCTTGAAGCTACCTTACCTGAAGAAGTAAATTCTGAGGACTTACTACAGCATAGATAAAATTAGGGCaatgcatttttcttttgtcttgtAATATTCTTTAGGCAGGGCAAACTACAAAGAATAGATGGAAGTGGTGGAACTTGAAAGTATGGTTGAAAACAGTAATGCTTTACTTCGAAACTGCCATTAGTAGAACCTCCTTATATTCATGTCAACATGCTGATGGGTGTTTCGCATTCGTCCTTGTTCGCCTTCTTTTAGTTATCAATAgagctttttgtttttgtttttccttgacTTATACAGGGGAAGATGAGTTGTTTAATGATCAATGATATTGATGCTGGCCTTGGAAGATTTGGTGAGCTGTAGTTTAACTTTGACTCCTTCAGCTTACTTTACTGCGAAATCTGAGCTCCTAAAAACTGTAGTAAACTGTATTTCAATTTGCAGTCTCCCTATCAGCTTGGCGGCACTATGAACACTATTACCTTTTGATAGTAATCTTCATGGTGGAATTTATTGAATAGCATTCTAATCATGAttactttgttcttttctctttccaagACATTCTTCTGTTTTTTATCTAGGAAATACTCAAATGACAGTCAACAATCAGATTGTTGTTGGGACGCTGATGAATTTGTGTGATAATCCAACAAGAGTTAGTATCGGTCAAGACTGGAGGGAATCAGATGTTACAAGCAGAATCCCTATCATTGTCACAGGGAATGATTTTTCAACTATTTATGCTCCCTTGATTCGTGACGGTCGAATGGAAAAATTTTACTGGTAGGTTGAGTGGCTTTTAAACTTTCTTGTTGCATGTTATTATAATGATTGTTGTACTTGTTTTTACTAACAATAGGCTGTTGTAACTTGGAAACTTGTTGATAAAACTTCAGTGTCATTATGTTCATATATCTACCTATATATGTATGGGTATTAAGTCGAAAGTATGCCAGTTTAGTCCTTATTCGGGAGGGGTAGATTGGGTGTGTATACCTAACCTTCTAAGATTATTTGCACAAAGTGGCAACTCCTTGAACCCACGATGTCTGTATTAATGGGTATGGGAGGTTAGATTAGGTATTGACCTTACCTTCTGGGTTTAGTTACACGAAGGGGCTACTGTAGGAACCTCCAACATCAAGGTTAATGGGCCGACTTGAAGCAACTGAACTTTATGTCCGTTCCAAGTACATGATCTGTGGCCCACTTTAGCTTCCAAATTCTTGACCTGTCAAGTCATTTGACTTGACAATTGTTGGCTTAATTCCTACTTCCAAATCTACAGCCACAAGGTAAGTCCACTTTTCAGGTTTAGTGCCAAACAAGAGATTGAGAGCAGGAAATTTTCAGAATGGGGATGGTTGGGTCTTTATCCATTCTAGCATCCTTGGTTAGAATGGACCTGTGCTGTTAATGCAAGATGCAATCTTGTGATGCTTTGACAACATTATTAGTCTTTTTATTGTCAAATAGGCAGCCTACACACGAAGACATCATAAATATTGTCCACAGAACATATGAGAGAGATGGCATATCAAGGGATGAGGTGGAAAGCGTAGTGAACACATTTCCAAATCAAGGTATGTTaggttatattttttgataagtgatGGTTGTATTATGACTTTTGATGATTTTTATGGTGATTTTAATTGTGGCACTGTCCGAGGTACTTTTTGATTCCTCGAAATGGGAGGATGCCAGGCCCCCTTTACACAAATAAACGCGTCACAAGTTCCATATAGGTTACTTTCCAGTACAATTGCGATCAAATTCATTAAAATTTCGTGGATATTGTCGTTTCTGCAAAACAAGTTTGCCTGTCATTATGGTGATTTTGCTTCATATTGGGACAATCATGTTTTGTGCTGCAAGTTGCATAATCTGCCATATGAAAGATATAATCGTACTCCATCCAACTCAATTGTCCCTCTCAACTATATTATTCATGTTTATTTTACTTGAACCTAAAATATGCTTCAGTCGTGTGGCAGAACATGTTTAGTATCTCCAATGTAAAGAGTGGTTCTTGTCTCACGGTGTATGTTTCTACGTATGATATGGAGGCAATaaccttttttcttatttcattgttttctctATTGGGCAG encodes:
- the LOC131312042 gene encoding ribulose bisphosphate carboxylase/oxygenase activase, chloroplastic isoform X2, producing the protein MALFFSNFNNPRLISSSLSSFPFLSPPSQLKPPIPKQLSVRSVPSSHENENKSDEKESSKPKKRLSEQSSWEAKDSEGEDYLYRLGKEADNMNIAVGARAGVIDDLFAGNFLGRDSDIVFDYRQKVTRSFEYLQGDYYIAPVFMVSAVCHIVKNYISHLLNTKIPLILGIWGGKGQGKSFQTELIFQAMGVEPVIMSAGELESERAGEPGKLIRDRYRTASQVVQNKGKMSCLMINDIDAGLGRFGNTQMTVNNQIVVGTLMNLCDNPTRVSIGQDWRESDVTSRIPIIVTGNDFSTIYAPLIRDGRMEKFYWQPTHEDIINIVHRTYERDGISRDEVESVVNTFPNQALDFYGALRSRTYDSGSTILEVLKILEINFSIEERTKSFRYMCPQNKQWKLYLNQAIPFSENKS
- the LOC131312042 gene encoding ribulose bisphosphate carboxylase/oxygenase activase, chloroplastic isoform X1: MALFFSNFNNPRLISSSLSSFPFLSPPSQLKPPIPKQLSVRSVPSSHENENKSDEKESSKPKKRLSEQSSWEAKDSEGEDYLYRLGKEADNMNIAVGARAGVIDDLFAGNFLGRDSDIVFDYRQKVTRSFEYLQGDYYIAPVFMVSAVCHIVKNYISHLLNTKIPLILGIWGGKGQGKSFQTELIFQAMGVEPVIMSAGELESERAGEPGKLIRDRYRTASQVVQNKGKMSCLMINDIDAGLGRFGNTQMTVNNQIVVGTLMNLCDNPTRVSIGQDWRESDVTSRIPIIVTGNDFSTIYAPLIRDGRMEKFYWQPTHEDIINIVHRTYERDGISRDEVESVVNTFPNQALDFYGALRSRTYDRSISKWIDDIGGVENLGNKLLNRRKDEKLPVYVPPKQTMEALLESGYSLLREQKLIMETKLSKEYMKNIDG